In Spirosoma pollinicola, the genomic window TGACGCTTTATGAGTAGTTTTGCCCTTACTGGAAAGCCCCATTAGAAGGATGCTTTTCAAGAACCTATTTACCTATGCAATCCATTACTGCCCTATTGACCCAAAAAATAGCCAACGCTTTTCTTGCCTGTGGGTATGACAAAGAGTATGGCACTGTTGTCTTTTCCAAAACTGCTTTTTGTCAATTTCAGTGTAATGGCGCACTGGCAGCCGCCAAACGGCATAAGCGTAATCCATTAGACATCGCCCATGAGGTTAACGCAACGGTAGGGCAACAAGCGTTTTTTACCGTTGATGTCGTTAGCCCAGGATTCATCAATCTAAACCTAGCCGATGATTTTCTAGCCAACTATTGTTCCCAGATGCTCCAACTCGACCAGTTGGGGTTTGAACCGAGTCTCAATCCGCTTACCATTATTATTGATTACGGGGGACCCAACATTGCCAAACCCCTACACGTGGGCCACTTACGATCCGCCATTATCGGCCAAGCCATCAAAAACACGGCGCGCTTTATGGGCCATACCGTCGTTGGCGACGTTCATCTGGGGGATTGGGGCTTACAAATGGGCATGGTCATGGCCATGTTCATCAAAAGCGATGAGCACTTGGCTTCGCTAATCAATCAGAATCGGACAGAGGCCCTAGCCGCTTATCCAATCGCTATCCAAGATCTGGAGACGATTTACCCCCAAGCCAGTGCGTTAGCTAAACAAGACAACTTGTTTTTGGCGGAATGTCGATGGATTACGGCGGGACTACAAAAAGGAAATGAGACCTATACGGCTCTGTGGCGTAACATTGTCCGTACGTCAGTGGCCGATCTAAAGAAAAATTACGCCAAACTGAATGTCGACTTCGAGGAGTGGAAAGGGGAAAGTGATAGCCAACCCGTCATCCCATCGATGGTCGACGATTTGAGACAGCGGGGTTATGCCTACCTGAGTGAGGGGGCGTTGGTAGTTGATGTCGCTTTACCGACGGACACCTCCCCGATTCCGCCCCTCATCCTGTCAAAGTCAGACGGCGCTTCGCTTTACAGTACGACCGACTTAGCCACAATTATTCAACGAAAGAACCAGCACGACCCAGACTATATCCTGTATGTGGTGGACAAGCGGCAAGACACTCATTTTCAGCAAGTCTTCCGCTGTG contains:
- the argS gene encoding arginine--tRNA ligase; its protein translation is MQSITALLTQKIANAFLACGYDKEYGTVVFSKTAFCQFQCNGALAAAKRHKRNPLDIAHEVNATVGQQAFFTVDVVSPGFINLNLADDFLANYCSQMLQLDQLGFEPSLNPLTIIIDYGGPNIAKPLHVGHLRSAIIGQAIKNTARFMGHTVVGDVHLGDWGLQMGMVMAMFIKSDEHLASLINQNRTEALAAYPIAIQDLETIYPQASALAKQDNLFLAECRWITAGLQKGNETYTALWRNIVRTSVADLKKNYAKLNVDFEEWKGESDSQPVIPSMVDDLRQRGYAYLSEGALVVDVALPTDTSPIPPLILSKSDGASLYSTTDLATIIQRKNQHDPDYILYVVDKRQDTHFQQVFRCADKVGLTQPDLRLEFIAFGTMNGKDGKPFKTRDGGVMKLSLLIDLIVAESQSRLQTVSTSTISAGSEQAAIAQVVGISALKFGDLINARESDYMFDIDKFTAFEGKTGPYLLYSAVRIKSILAKAVAKQIPLSEAIQVNSAHERALLLKITELYDVIHSTFEKRMPNVLAEYVYALANLYNSFYHESHVLNEVDQAIQRSLVSIMSLSLKCIETCVGLLGISVPDRM